Within Pungitius pungitius chromosome 18, fPunPun2.1, whole genome shotgun sequence, the genomic segment tGTTCACTTGTACGCATAGCAACGTGTTGGGGAGCTTTATGGACGGTCCATCCCGCCGTGtggcatgtttttgttgttttagctGCGGCTGGTTAAATCGGTCCCAgatcctccatctcttcctggTCCGCGCTGTTTGCCTCCTCGGCCAGGTGGTTCCTGTTCTCTACCTTGTACTACAGCAGTTGTGTGGCTTTGGTTAGTGTTTTGTACAACACACACCTCAAACAGCTAGGAGTTTTATTCTGAGAAGGTGGCAGCGTTTTCATGACTTCTCTTTCAAttgattaaaatatatttataatattcaaCAATACAGTGCTTACAGAACCAATTGCATGGACTTTAGCGAAACCACTTTACCGATCTTGTCATGTGATTAATATGCAAgatcatttgcataaagcatcGGAAATCCCTCTTTGAATGGGTTGTGTTGTCCAGAAAACATATGGGGAATGTATTAATTTAAGCTCTATACAAACATCCAGTTGTCTgctagtatttttttttcacgcaCCTAAAAGACTTTTCCAGCTCAAAAGACAAGACGCTAATCCTCTCAGCGTGGGATCCCGGCTCATTAAAACAAACCACCTCTCTCGTCGTGAGATGACCCGTCACCACTGAACTGTGACCCATTTTTGGGAGTGACCCCTCCGTCTAAGAAACCCGGCTGCAGAATCTATTATTCAACACCCTGggaactaaacctaaacccatCACTCCTCTCATGAGCGAGCCAAGCGCAGTTTGAATCAGCAGCTGAATAAAAAGCCCTCATGTGTGTTCTTTCAGCATTTTAATGGACCGAACGCTCTCAAGCTGCAGCTTCACAACCCATTTcaaagtatttgtgtgtgtgtgtgtgtgtgtttgtgtagaagTAGTAGGTTAAAGGGTGGGAGGGGTTCAGGATACAGACTGGGGAGTGTGTCCTGCATTTTAACAATCACACCCAAACTTCCACTTTACCTCAATCTGCCACAGGCCATTTCCCTCCTTTAAACTCTCGTTCCCTtttacttcctctctctctgttgccattattttctgtctgtctctgtctgtcaaTGGGAAAGTAACAAATGACAGACGATGCTGTTGCTCTGACTTTACTTTTTTCATACTTTCAGCTGGATTTATGGTTATAGCGGACAGTTTAAAAATATTAGTAGTAAACTTGATTAACTCAACGTTGGAAAACAGTATTTAAGTGGGATAGTTTCGGTCCTCGTGATGATTGGCTGAGGCACGTTCGGACCCTCAGAATAAGGCAATAGTATAGTATCAGTGAGCCAAAGACCGACctatttttataaaatgtcagATTTAATCTTTAACCTTCGTTAATAACAATTTACTGGGTCGGCCAAGTTTGGATAAGTGATGCACAAGACATGAAGGATGAAGTTAatacacatgaaataaaaataaaaccaaaactgACTATAAGCTTGATTCTTAAGACCTGAACATCTGAATAACAGTCAATAAGAGGATTTATAAATGCATACCAAAGGTGTGCAACATAGACCAAAATCCTAATAAAGTGATTAACTACCCCAAAGTTTAAATCTATCAGCTACTATGAACTACTTACTTTGTAAGTGTTGTGACACCTCCCCCTTGTGTTCATGTTCAGCGCTAAGCACTACATCCACGGGGAGGATCCAAGGGTGGAGCTCCACCGCGCTGTGCTTTGCCAGCACTCACAGGTAGAACTACTTTAAAGAGTGTAGGCCAAAGCCAGCAGAGCAAGTAGAGTCTGCCTGGAAGTGGCCTGTGGTTGAAATGAGGGCCAGTGCTGAGCACTAAGGACAATGGGCTGCACAGTCCAGCAGCCAGATGTTGCTCTTAATTAAATGCAAGTTCGATTTTAAGGGCCTAACTAACAATGGGGAGTCTTGCTGCTGATCTGTTTCTTCTCCTGCTGATTTCCACAGGACACGTTTATGGAGGTAAGGCACTgcagaggagacacagacaTATTTTCTCTTGAATGAGAACGTTACCTGAGAGCTAATATTCCAAATCATTTCAGTTGAATGGTTTGTTGCATTGTTGATGGTAAGAAAGTATGATgctttgaaaatgtttccctCATTAAGCATGCCAAACGCATGCAGCTATAGTTTTTAAATAGTTCTAGGTTTACCTCTCACACACAAGTTGTGGTTGTGACCTGAAGTTAATGTCATCACTCATTAATTAAGTTAATAATGTTGCAAAGTCAGTTTTACAGCATTTGGTTTTAGATTTAGCTTTAAATTAGTTTTCTCAGTCAACATTTCTGatcaaaattaaataattttACTACCAATATCAACACTTCCTAACAGAAGTTGCTGCATATGCATGTGGGACATTTCATCATTTCGGCAGGAGACCAAACTCACATTCAAGGTGTGTTGGTTCCTGTCGGAAGATTACTAATAATCCAATGTTCACTGGTATCATAGAGGCAGATTAGACATAGATGGACCGGCATGGGGGATACTGACAGCAGGCTTATAGGCTTTATGCACAGCGCATGCTGACTGAGTGTTTCTCACTGGGAcctgtttcatttattaaattcGCAGGCAATGTATTTCCCAACCAGAAGAGATTTAAAAGCAatacaataacaataaatgaTTATATTGAATGCAGAATAAtggatataaaaaatataattattccATTCATTTGTACTGTTTAAGTTATTTTTACTATAAGCTAAATCAGTCATGATTATATATCCTAACGCCAAACAGGTTATCCAAAATAATTTTAGTCAACAAAATCTTCACCATAACAACAAATGTTAACACATTTTTGACAAATGTTGGCAAACTTGGTAGATGCTTTAAACGCCTGCAGGAaaaccaataataataatataatataaaggtTAAATGGTTACAATTTCCCTGCAGGTAAAAGTCTAGCATGTGATgctgtatttgtactttgtacttCTTTGTATGGGTGAAGTGGAAACAAACGTTATTGGGTGTCATGTCAATTAACTAAGTGTTGTTGAGCTGCACACAGCAgctttttaaagtaatttgCTCATAACTTGTTGCTGTGTTCCTCCCCCTCCGGCTCACAAACTCTTTTAAACTCTGAGTCTAATGCATTACACTCTctcagtgttttaatttaaatcatTGAAACATGGCCCTGTGTTCAGTCATTCACAACCATTCTATTCTGCTTTAGAGAGCTTGATAGTTTTAAGAGTGTCAGCCATCCCCTACAGCACACacaccctttctctctctttgaccTCTCTTTGCCATTTGTTCAACAAATTGTCCTTTTAACAGCATGCTCCAATAGCTCTAACAGCTGCTTTGTAGGTCAAATTGATTGAAGTGAAGCCTAATTTATTGTTTCATTCACAGATTCACTATTAAATCCAAGTACTTTATAAATACATATAGACACAATTATAAAACCCTAGAATGGAAAGTGTCAAGCCACATTTACACAAGGGTTTCAGACTCTGGGGAGAATGGATAGAAGCTTGATTGGTCCACAACTTCTATCTATCTTAACCCCTATTAAATAGGTTGCATACTAATTTCAAAAAACATTAACGGTTCCCGGTTGATCTTCTCTAAACAAGCTGTTATCTGGCATGAAGATGCCATTTGAATGCCAAAAATTGGTGGTgcattacatgtttttatttatatttgtctttGAGTTATTGAGTTATCTCCCTGTGCTGTGACGGACATCGGTGCCATCAGAGCAGCCCTGTTGGAGAATTTTGTCTAACCTGCGTCATTGGGTTTAACAGGAAACTCTAATTAGCACCAGAATATTTGTGGGTGACCGGCCCCAGAATGCATTAGTTGTCATTAATTGATTTGGATAGCAGGTGTAAAGTGCAGGATAGACGGCACATTGACAACCTGGTCAATACAATTGAATGGAATAGCCAATGCTGGGAGAATGCTTTTAGTCACCGAATCTTCATTCCATTATTTGGGTCTTTTATTATACAGATATAAACGACGTCGACAGCTAAGACCTCTGCCTCttccctgtgtttttgttcattgtCGTAGAGTCATTCTACGGGGATGGATACATCCACCTGCGGACAAGGGAGACGTCCAATCAGACTTTGCTCCACGTGCGTTTCCGCACCTCCAGTCCGGCTGGCATGCTGTTCCTGGCCGCTGGACGCAGAGACTTCCTGCTGTTGGAGCTCCTCTCCGGGCGCCTGCAGGTGAGCATTAGCACATTTTAGCAGAGTAGCATAGTTGTCAAAAGCAACTCACAGGAACCTATTCATGGGtgacacactagtgagatgtcttttttggtcattttaaaaaacacaatgggATGAGTGAAAGACCATTTATTTGGATTGTAGTGATGTAAAACAGAAATTAGGCCAAATTCAAGCAGTCCAGTGGCTCTCACTTCAagtcctcacacacactcacaaatattTTCTAGTTCAAATGTTGCCATTTACgaggagaaacagagaggaCTAAACCTCGGTGTCGGATTGCtcgtagagagaaaaaaaaaatccccccggCGCTTCTAGAACAAGTTCCTTCATGACCAACGTAAATATGTATAAGGGAGCCCCTCATAAAAGAGTTTCCATTTCTCTTGTGAGAAATAATGCTTTACCACAGTGAACAAGTCCCTTGATTCTATTTTGTATCTCTATGTCGTCCctgcttttgtgtgtcttgCTCTTTCTTACTACCTTACTTACGACTAAAACCATGTAGAATTTCATAGTAATTTattctcctctttccctccgtTGTTCTCATCCCTCAGGTCCGTCTGAACCTGGGCTCGGGTGAGCGTTCACTGCGCTCAGAAGAGGGCGTCAATCTCAGCAACCTGGCATGGCACTCCATGGAGCTGACCCACGACCAGCGTGACGTGAACATGACCGTGGACGGAGACTCTCGCGCGAGCCTCCGTATGCCGGGACCAGACCGGGAGCTCAGCGTCGAGGACGGCCTTTTTGTTGGCGGCACCGCCGGGCTGAATCCACCGTTCCTTTTCAGCGGCTCCGCTGGGTTTCGAGGCTGCGTAGACGAGGTTGTGTTTAACGAGCACAACCTGTTGTCCAGCCTCAGGCCTCATTCCGGGTACAAGAGCGTCCACGAGGTGTCTCCGGGCTGCAGCTCACAGTTCGCGGCCACGGAAGACGATGCCGTCAGCTTTTTCAGCTCTAAAGCTTTCATCTCTCTCCCGCGGTGGGAAGGGCCACAGGAGGGCGTGTTTGAATGTGAACTGTACCCCTCTGCCAGAGAAGACGATGGCCTGGTTCTGTACACCTCCGGCAACCAGGGAGGGTTCGTGGCTGTGGAGATCCGAGATGGTAACCTCGTGGCAACGGTCGCCACCGGAGGGGGCAGTAAAACGGAGCTGCGTTCTGTAATGCACGTTCACGGCGATCGCTCGTGGTACCCCATCCAGCTGCACCTGCTGCCCCACAGCATCCAGCTGAAGGTGGGCGAGGAGACGGTTAAGGCCACGCTGAGTCAGGATCTCCAGGCCATTCAGCTCGACGGGCCTCTGTTCCTGGGAGGGCTGGACGAAGAAGCGCGGGGCGAGGCCAGGCGAGCTGGGCTGTTGTCCGGGCGGGGAGGCTCCTTCAGAGGCTGCCTCCGAGAAATCAGGGTGAACACTCAAAGAACGGGCCTACCCCACGCCGTCATCACCAAGGACATCACTGTAGGCTGTAAGACAGGGCAAGATCCAGATGTGCTGACCACGATGAGTCCATCAGATCGCTCCGAGTTTGATGGGACAACCCCACAACCAATCGGCCACGATAAGAAGAACACTAACTTTTTGTTGCTGAGAAAGCTTGAAGTTCTGGAGGGAGGTCGGGCACCGCTGGAGCCCAAACACCTGAGGGTAGGACTGGTCTCAGTTGTGACGTGTTATACATATAGTATATACTGTAGTTTGTCACATAATAGCAACAAATCAGTTCCTTTTCACATTGTCTTTTAGGTGAATCTGGATTTTAGGAAATTGGGCATTCATCCATCCCAACTGATGTTCCGTATTGAGGGCCAGCCCGTCCACGGCCAGCTCCAACTGGACCTCAGTCCCGACCCGGAGGGCATGCTGCGAGAGGGCCAGGAGAGGACTATCACAATAGGAGCAGGAAAGATGGACTCCACTTTCAGTATGCTGGACTTGTGGCAGGGCCGTGTGATATACGTTCACAGTGGTTCAGAGGACCAGCATGACTTTTTCACCTTTTCAGTATTCACCAACAAAAGAAAGACGCCTCCTGTTTTTCTGAAGGGTAACCGCCTGCATCGGTTCGACATCAGCATCAGTCCTGTTAACGACGCGCCTGTGCTCAGCCTGCCGGAGGGAAACCTCTTCACGCTGTTGGAGGAGTCCAGCCGACAGGTTGGTACAGCAGAACACTCGTATGTGTAAGTGTACCAAGTGGGTATGGAGCAGAGTGGTTGCTGGTAGCTGATGTAATAAATAAGAATGAATATCAAATTATGTACAGTAAGCATTCTTAATTATTGCACTTCTTACAACAATTAGTATTAATTCAATCGAATGTTAATCTCAGGGTTGCTTGAGTTCTTCTCAAGGTTACACGGAcctattattttatataatatcaTCAAGCTCTTTATAAATGGAATATATATTGGTCCAGCTgcacaattaaacaaaaaataacttaTTAAACACAAAGTTTAGCAAAATAAATGCAATGAATGACAGTACAACGAATACCACAAATAACTGAAAGCAGTCATTGGTCCTGTCTTTATTAAACTCAGCTCAAAAGGTTTATGCACCATTAAGCAGCATGGaagttttgtttatttgtttattgtttactaAATTTAATTTAGAGCTTTAGGTGTAAAATGTTTCTATCCTAGATAATTTTATTATTTAGCTCAAATGTATTTTGAGGAAGAGAAACCGGCAGAGCCGGAAGAGACAGGTGTGGCGCAAAAGATTCAAAGTTATCAATTTCAGGTGTTTTTGACACCAGTTgaaggaaagcatttctttgggTTCCTGCTTCTTGGGTCAGCTGGATTCCTTGCAGCCTGTGGAGACGTTTACTTACTCACAGATGATTATATCACCAGGAGATGTTCAACAAAGGGAGGTTAACACGTCCAAAATCCACACATGAAGGAACTTATTACTAAGCAATTGTTAGTTTGTATAACATATTGAGGAAGGTAAATGTGAAGGCAAAATATCAGTTGCAGTCCTTCTACTCCTCAGGGATGTAGATGTAACATATTAGTGCTCTGTGGATTTTAATAGCAGTTCCTGACAGAAGTTAATGAATTAAGATTTTTTCATTGTTGTATTTATTAGATGTCAGTTTCAGTCATCTATCTTTGCATGGATGTTCGCTAGATAAGGGAAACAAAGGTGATTAATACAGCCACTATGTCCCCAGCTGACAGCAGATTGGCTGAAGGTGTGGGACCCTGACAGCAGTCCTGCAGAGCTGGTGTTCAGCTCTCTAGGAGACCTCAACGCTGAGGTTGGACACCTCGAGCACCAGGACTACCCCGGCAGGTTTGTACCACGGCTTTGAAAGAATAATCATACAACCAACCATGAGGGTCGGATGGAATGATTAATCcaatgcaaaaatgaaaagCCTACCAGTGAATAAAAGCTGGGTGTAGAGCTTGGATTTCAGTTGCTTGTTAAATCTGACGGTGGAAATATAGAACTTATTGACCCTGCTAGATTCTGATAAACATTCAGTATAAGGCAGTGTTTTTCCACCTTGTGGCCCCTGGCTGCATTCCCAAAAGTCATGCTAGCAGTTACTGGAATGTTTCTGGAGTTAGGGGACAGGCTCGGGAAGCTAACAGGATTGCTCACTATCTTCTAGGGCAATTAACTTGTTCCCACTGAATGATCTGGCGGAGGGTAAGATCTGCTTTGTCCACACCGGGGTCCCCACCTCCCGGCTGGCACTCAGGGTCAGCGACGGGCTTAAGGTAAATAACGTATCCTCATGCCCAAGAGACAATAAACCTATTGGCTGTGACATAAAGGATGTGATACATGCGTTTGGAGCATTTTTTAAGGTGGCTTCAGCAAAAATGCAAATGGACTTAACTAGAgtaaaagtgtttgtttcaACCCTTCTGGGCTACTTGCATtcaattaattgattgatttcgacacacattatatattttGCCATCTTGAGCTCAATAATTTTTGTCGGATACTGGCCTGAAAACTTAATAAATGGCCATGAGTTTGTGCTATGATTTGTGTTAAGTGCTACTATTAGCAATCTAAATGAAACTGTGAACATTGATATTATTGAAATTATTATTGATTTTAGCATGCGGACATTTGGTCTAAAACACAGCTGTTGTTAACTTTACAGTTGTTATTGTACACAATTTATGCCGCCACTTAATATTGCAAAAGTGGAGTATTGAAAAACCTGCTCCTGTTTTTCTAATAACTTTATTTTACTTGTTTCCTGTTgattcctttcctcctcttcgtctGTTGTTTCCCTGTTCCTTCTCCTTTGCACAGTTGAGCAACACAGTAGTCTTGAGGATCTTGGCGGTGCCACTCGAACACACCTTGGTGAATAACACCGGACTGGAGGTGAACCAAGGCGAGGctttcatcatcaccaccactcACCTCGCAGTACAAGTTAATGTGAAGGACCAGGTGGTGGAAATCCGCTATGCCGTTGTGGAGTCACCACAACATGGCGAGCTCCAGCGGTTGCACTCGAGTGGCGACTGGAAACCGACAACTTCCTTTTCTCAGAAGCTTCTGGAAAAAGAACGGATCCGATACCTCAGCACTTACCACAGCGTTCAGCCTCAGACTAACGCCACTGATTACTTCAAATGTAAAATCAGCATAGGATCTCGGGCTTCCGAGGAGGTTGTTTTCCCCATAACAGTACGCTGGATCCACTATAAGGTCACACGCAGCAAGATGGAGGTCAACGGTGTTCGGTCCACTGCGCTCACTCCCAAGGACTTTCATGTGATCTCAAAGGGTGTAAAAGTCAACGAGAGCGACCTCTACTTCACGCTTGTCACGGTGCCAAAGAAAGGGCAGCTATTCCTCGACAACAAAGCTCTGCGGAGGAACTCGGCCTTCAGCCAAAAGAATATCACAGATGGCTTGATGAAGTACGAGCTGCTCAACATGCTTCAggaggacacaagagacacgttcAGCTTCCAGGTTTTCACCACACATGCCAACTCTACAGCTCACGACTTCCGGATCAACATCAGAGCCGAGTCGATCGCCATCACCGTTGTAAACAAAGGCCTGTCGACCCCGGAAGGTGGAAGTAGAGTCATCAGCAAAGACATCCTGTTCACTCACACAGCCAGCAACCGGGACGTCCACTACAGCATTACGGGGAGCCCCAGGCACGGCCACTTAAGGAGAATCAACCTTTCCAACTCCACTTCCACTGACGAGGACATTGTGGCATTTACAAACCAGGACATCATTGAGGAGAGGGTCGTGTATGTCCACGACGACAGTGAGACCAAGCAGGACTCCTTCACTTTTCAAATTGTGGTTTGCAAAGCGAACAAACACACGGGAAAGCAGCAGGATCGGAGGACGGCTGAGCACACCTTCAACATCTCTGTGCAGCTCGTCAACGACGAGAGACCTGTCAGGATTGTCGATAAAGTTTTCCATGTAGCCCGCGACGGGCAGAGGTTGGTGACGTTGAACGACCTTCGTTTCCGGGACAACGACTCTGACTTTGAGGACAATTGGTTGGTGTACACACGAAGAGGGATTCCATTGGGAGAGCTGGTGCTGGCCAGTGATACCAGTCACAAGCTGTACGAGTTCACGCAACGGGATCTCCAGCAGGTAAACACGTTCATCCGTGAAGGGTCTCGTTCATTCGACTGATGAAACAACGTGTTCAGAGGAAATATAGTCTTGCAAAGCCAGATCTATTGCCACACTATAATGGGTTCTATCAAACTTAAACCCATCCTTTTTCTGCCCTGGCGGAAAAtagcaattatttttctttttgtctttaaaacaaTTGCAATCATCTCGGGCTAAGCCAAGTCCAGAATGCAGTTCCCTGCCAGAACATATAGAGGAGACCGGGGAAAGGGATGAGATTTCCATCTGAAATAGGCGTCCAATGGGGTGCCTGTATTTACATCGACAGGCTACAGATGGGGAAGATGACCCATACTTTAGGACAGCCTGGCATCAAAGTTATTCATGTCTTGCACTTagctgtccacacacacaaaaaaaaacctttacagacTTATAGCTGAAAGGATTTTCCAGTGTTGGAGAAGTGTGGAGGAAGAGGGTGTAAGATGCTGATGTTTAAGAAGATCCAGCTGCCTTTGTCCGCTTGATACCAAAAATTGTACTTAACTTTTCTCTTCTAGTGTTTcatgagtttttgtttttttctaaaaccTGCTGATGCAGTTTCCTTAtcgtctccttttctctcctcccctggCAGAAAAAAGTGTTGTTTGTCCACAGAGGAGTGAGTTTTGGACGTTTTGTGCTTTTCGTATCAGATGGAAAACATTACGTCTCAACACTGCTGGAGGTGATTATGTTATCTTCACACTGAATGCAATGCCTTTTTATCCATGCATATTTTACAGTGCTTTCTTGATTAGCCATTGGAATAAGTAAGTCAatcagtataaaaaaaaaaaattggtatTCACATTGTTTTACATAAATATGTTTGTGTCATTATTAGTGgtttaaattgtgtgttttctttatacAAATGATTTGCTTAAagatgtctttgtctctcttcctgttgtgTGACTGGCCGATGCAGGTGATGGCACAGGATCCTTACCTTCAAGTCGAGAACAACACAGGCCTCGTGGTCCAGCGAGGTGGCTTCAAAGCCTTGACCTCTGCCAACCTCAGCATCTTCAGCAACCTGGACATCCGAGACCCACAGGAAATAACATTTGAGGTCTTCCTTCCACCGAAACACGGCGTGCTGTGCTTTGATGACGGAGATGGTCTAACAGCAGCAGACGCAATTTCAACATTTACCCAGCGAGATTTGGTGTTGGGTCGCCTGGCGTATCACCACGACGGCAGCCACGAGTTGTCAGATGGGTTCAATGTGACGGCAAGAGCAAACGAGAAGAACACACAGATGCATCTagataggaggaggagggatatAAAACTGGACATTGGAGTCACGGTAAAAATCTTTCTGGAGAGCCACCAGAGGCCGCCAACGGTCATAAGTAACCGGCCAGTGGTTGTGTCCGAGGGGCAGTACGTCTCTATAAGCAAGGAGCACTTAGAGGTAAGCTGGTGACCATAAGCAAATCACTCATCTATCACTCGGTTACCGGGTGGTCACTTTACAGCCCTTGTCTTGACAGATGctttttgattcattcattttccaaaattACCTTTCAAAGCAAGTCAGATTTCTGAGTCACATGCTTTCATCTGGACTTCAATAGACTCGCATTGACATTATTTATCTCTATCTAGAAGATTCACATGCTCTGTTAATATCAGATGTTCATTgcattatttataaataaatgggGTTTGTTCTGTTTGAACAGGTGGTTCATGAGGACAGCAGGCCCTCAGAGATAGTTTTTAGCGTCCAACGTCCTCCAGCCCTGGGCTTTCTACAGCGGTTTCCCCCCAAGGAGAAGCACCAGACCAACAAGCTGGGCGAGCAGCTGCACCTCCATCAGAATCCTCCTTCAGTAGGTTTAAGTCTTGCAAACAGTTGCACACCGCTGCTGTAAAAAGTTACAATGATTTCACAACAGAAGCAGCACTCAACGCTCCGTGCCTCCATACAGGGCATCAACGGGCAGCCAACATATTCCTTCACCCAGGAGGATCTCAACCAGGGATTGATCATCTACCACCAGAAGGCTGCAGGACGCACCAACGACTCTCTCCTGCTGGAGGCAACGAACAGCGTCACAAGGGTCGGACCTTTCAGGGTAGAGATTGACATCATCCCAACCCTGCTCCCTCTTCAGGTACAACACGTCCGTATAGACGGTCTAGATGTTCTTAAAAAGGAAATGATTGCATGAAAATTGTGAGAAATTGATTTTGTTACGCAGAGGAAGTTCTGGAAGTTGTCTGTTCTGCAGGTGTGTGACTTTACCATTGATGAGGGTTCGTCCCTGCCATTGACCCCTGACATCATCACAGTGGCCAGTCATCACTTTTCAGGGTTGAACTTCCTGTATCAGGTCATCGCTCCACCACGACACGGACACTTGGAGCACAGTCGGATCCCGGGGATGCCCATTGCTGCTTTCACTCACACTGAGGTCTGaataagcgcacacacacacacacacaacatctcgGGTTCTGGCCCCCAAAGTCTGCACAATTTTGAAAGCACTCAAATTTGTCAAGATACACACTTTCCTCTGTGCTGTTGCTCTGTTCCTGCCTATCTAACATCAGCCCCACAGGGAGTTACAAACATGGCTTCTGTTTCCCAGTTGGAACGTGAGTACATCTCCTATATCCACGATGGCAGCGACACACTAAGAGACAACTTTACCATTGTGGCCAATCAGACGGAAATCAAGAAGAACAGCCTGCCGTGCACTGGTCACATCAAGGTCACACCTGTTGATGATGAAACTCCCGTTGTTACAACCAACAAGGG encodes:
- the LOC119227024 gene encoding chondroitin sulfate proteoglycan 4-like, translating into MESFYGDGYIHLRTRETSNQTLLHVRFRTSSPAGMLFLAAGRRDFLLLELLSGRLQVRLNLGSGERSLRSEEGVNLSNLAWHSMELTHDQRDVNMTVDGDSRASLRMPGPDRELSVEDGLFVGGTAGLNPPFLFSGSAGFRGCVDEVVFNEHNLLSSLRPHSGYKSVHEVSPGCSSQFAATEDDAVSFFSSKAFISLPRWEGPQEGVFECELYPSAREDDGLVLYTSGNQGGFVAVEIRDGNLVATVATGGGSKTELRSVMHVHGDRSWYPIQLHLLPHSIQLKVGEETVKATLSQDLQAIQLDGPLFLGGLDEEARGEARRAGLLSGRGGSFRGCLREIRVNTQRTGLPHAVITKDITVGCKTGQDPDVLTTMSPSDRSEFDGTTPQPIGHDKKNTNFLLLRKLEVLEGGRAPLEPKHLRVNLDFRKLGIHPSQLMFRIEGQPVHGQLQLDLSPDPEGMLREGQERTITIGAGKMDSTFSMLDLWQGRVIYVHSGSEDQHDFFTFSVFTNKRKTPPVFLKGNRLHRFDISISPVNDAPVLSLPEGNLFTLLEESSRQLTADWLKVWDPDSSPAELVFSSLGDLNAEVGHLEHQDYPGRAINLFPLNDLAEGKICFVHTGVPTSRLALRVSDGLKLSNTVVLRILAVPLEHTLVNNTGLEVNQGEAFIITTTHLAVQVNVKDQVVEIRYAVVESPQHGELQRLHSSGDWKPTTSFSQKLLEKERIRYLSTYHSVQPQTNATDYFKCKISIGSRASEEVVFPITVRWIHYKVTRSKMEVNGVRSTALTPKDFHVISKGVKVNESDLYFTLVTVPKKGQLFLDNKALRRNSAFSQKNITDGLMKYELLNMLQEDTRDTFSFQVFTTHANSTAHDFRINIRAESIAITVVNKGLSTPEGGSRVISKDILFTHTASNRDVHYSITGSPRHGHLRRINLSNSTSTDEDIVAFTNQDIIEERVVYVHDDSETKQDSFTFQIVVCKANKHTGKQQDRRTAEHTFNISVQLVNDERPVRIVDKVFHVARDGQRLVTLNDLRFRDNDSDFEDNWLVYTRRGIPLGELVLASDTSHKLYEFTQRDLQQKKVLFVHRGVSFGRFVLFVSDGKHYVSTLLEVMAQDPYLQVENNTGLVVQRGGFKALTSANLSIFSNLDIRDPQEITFEVFLPPKHGVLCFDDGDGLTAADAISTFTQRDLVLGRLAYHHDGSHELSDGFNVTARANEKNTQMHLDRRRRDIKLDIGVTVKIFLESHQRPPTVISNRPVVVSEGQYVSISKEHLEVVHEDSRPSEIVFSVQRPPALGFLQRFPPKEKHQTNKLGEQLHLHQNPPSGINGQPTYSFTQEDLNQGLIIYHQKAAGRTNDSLLLEATNSVTRVGPFRVEIDIIPTLLPLQVCDFTIDEGSSLPLTPDIITVASHHFSGLNFLYQVIAPPRHGHLEHSRIPGMPIAAFTHTELEREYISYIHDGSDTLRDNFTIVANQTEIKKNSLPCTGHIKVTPVDDETPVVTTNKGLKVWVGSVTEITTDDLRAEDSDTPEPEALEFIVTPPSNGHLALKRAPSRQILNFTQNHIQTGQLMFVHSGALSGGFHFQVNDGVNFAPRQIFSTTAYSLVLTLQRNHPMEVYPGSVTPISEQELQAVTNDVSDMRRNNSVVFVVTDPPKLGNLVRHMPDNSTRNISTFTQGMVKDGVILYHQNKPQSVGWSAADAFSFTVSSPPAFLAPHTFNILISYQANAHHDSRQHKTGLLSNAGAVVAEGGRVTIDRSKLDASNLLGKVPEPHRKDHHVMYRLVSPPRHGSLSIQGQNLTRNQSDFSQFTLNKFGITYAHDDSETTSDSFSFRAWLSSLDVVSPRLARDSLAVTETFNITVTPVNDQPPLIRDRAPSMKVVIGERVVLGRDHLQVEDHDTPPEELHYLVISKPSNGYLTLGERLEPVTSFTQYDVNHGRLHFIQQGEPSTGVFYFNVTDGHHRPLYKLFSLEVIKPSVSMVNNTGLSLVQGRTAVVLTTNQFAAQTNSRRQVNITYTVTTHPRHGRIAINDQEVAAFRHEDVQSGRVVYHMTDFSESEDSFRVTVSATSPGVDYGSLTAQMVNVTVRPLVYLREPVRVPSGIAVKLGKAMIDASELARISRANPVFLVLSPPKHGKLVKMTYDPNRASEVLKSFTFRDVVQGRVAIEETLSDSRQHDNESALVTARGHAPATPLNDSFTFLVKAGNVQPAKGELHFTILPHHQMHHGPSSSNTDGEQPTTRLPTHNKTAMTLSGDGAALPPHILSHKNHNRTLHKLRPHSRGRNHTRSGGGHGGRSGSHAEGVGHGHGHGHGQPPHTPSVSNKHAPAFPPGLHPVHVEILPRPSSDPLLIILPLLACLFLITILVVLILVFRRRKEKRARLRLLQQLAAGTLPEEGSPYLGRAERSLAMPSVVVTPLGPASCPTSPRRHLSPRRRSLAPGMTFWGAFEADGVGGDGNIVGGDGVEKDMETTGFQTSLRSRSPTPTLKNNQYWV